The following proteins are co-located in the Pseudomonas synxantha genome:
- the flhF gene encoding flagellar biosynthesis protein FlhF — protein MQVKRFFAADMRQAMKLVRDELGADAAIIGNRRIAGGVELTAALDYTPQALAPRVPNMELEDELRKTASRIVSAQAELSMRGDSDASTNRQLFAGLPLTAAEPLVEPTFVEPPRPAAPAPAAAVDQRVFDSMRFELNGLRELLEVQLGSLAWTQLQGSKPQQANLWRRLQRIGLSGPLSRDLLALTAEVEEPRQAWRMLLAHLARMIATPEIEPLEEGGVIAMVGPAGMGKTTTLAKLAARYVLKYGAQNIALVSMDSYRIGAQEQLKTLGRILNVPVTHVDPGQSLANALDPLLRKRVVLIDTAGLQASDPALRMQLESLAGRGIKSKNYLVLATTSQKQVLTAAYHSYKRCGLAGCILTKLDETASLGEVLSLAISHELPVAYLTDGPRIPDDLHLPRRHQLVSRAVSVQMQEEPSEEAMADMFADLYHHPAKRVG, from the coding sequence ATGCAAGTTAAGCGTTTTTTCGCCGCCGATATGCGTCAGGCCATGAAACTGGTCCGTGATGAGCTGGGCGCCGACGCCGCGATTATCGGTAACCGTCGGATTGCCGGCGGTGTCGAGCTGACGGCTGCGCTGGATTACACGCCCCAGGCCCTGGCCCCGCGTGTGCCGAACATGGAACTCGAAGACGAGTTGCGCAAGACTGCCTCGCGCATTGTGTCGGCCCAGGCTGAACTGAGCATGCGTGGCGACAGCGACGCCAGCACCAATCGCCAATTGTTCGCCGGCCTGCCGTTGACGGCTGCCGAGCCGCTGGTAGAACCGACGTTCGTCGAGCCACCGCGTCCAGCTGCGCCAGCCCCGGCCGCCGCTGTCGACCAACGTGTGTTCGACTCGATGCGCTTTGAACTCAACGGCCTGCGCGAATTGCTCGAAGTGCAGCTGGGCTCGCTGGCCTGGACGCAACTGCAAGGCAGCAAGCCGCAACAGGCCAACCTCTGGCGTCGCCTGCAACGCATCGGCCTGTCCGGCCCGTTGTCCCGCGATTTGCTGGCCTTGACCGCCGAAGTCGAAGAACCCCGCCAGGCCTGGCGCATGCTGCTGGCGCACTTGGCACGCATGATCGCTACGCCGGAAATCGAACCTCTGGAAGAGGGCGGTGTGATTGCCATGGTCGGCCCCGCCGGCATGGGCAAGACCACCACCCTGGCCAAGCTGGCCGCCCGTTATGTGCTCAAGTACGGCGCACAGAATATCGCTCTGGTGAGCATGGACAGCTACCGCATCGGCGCCCAGGAGCAGCTCAAGACCCTGGGGCGCATCCTCAATGTGCCGGTGACCCACGTCGACCCGGGCCAGTCCCTGGCCAATGCCCTCGACCCGCTGCTGCGCAAGCGCGTGGTGCTGATCGATACCGCCGGCCTGCAAGCCAGCGATCCGGCGCTGCGCATGCAACTCGAAAGCCTGGCCGGGCGTGGCATCAAGTCGAAAAATTACCTGGTGCTTGCAACCACCAGCCAGAAACAGGTTCTTACCGCTGCTTACCACAGTTACAAGCGTTGCGGCCTGGCCGGTTGCATCCTCACCAAACTCGATGAAACTGCGAGCCTGGGCGAAGTGTTGAGCCTGGCCATCAGCCATGAATTACCGGTCGCCTACCTGACCGACGGGCCGCGGATCCCGGATGATCTGCATCTGCCGCGCCGTCATCAGTTGGTCAGCCGTGCCGTAAGTGTGCAAATGCAAGAAGAGCCTAGCGAGGAAGCGATGGCCGATATGTTCGCCGACCTTTACCACCACCCGGCTAAACGGGTCGGTTAA
- the fleN gene encoding flagellar synthesis regulator FleN, which translates to MGSMHPVQVIAVTGGKGGVGKTNVSVNLSLALAELGRRVMLLDADLGLANVDVLLGLTPKHTLADVIEGRCELRDVLLQGPGGIRIVPAASGTQSMVHLSPAQHAGLIQAFSDIGDNLDVLVIDTAAGIGESVVSFVRAAQEVLLVVCDEPTSITDAYALIKLLNRDYGMNRFRVLANMAQSPQEGRNLFAKLTKVTDRFLDVALQYVGAVPYDECVRKAVQKQRAVYEAFPRSKCALAFKAIAQKVDTWPLPANPRGHLEFFVERLVHQTSAGPVL; encoded by the coding sequence ATGGGCAGCATGCATCCCGTACAGGTGATCGCGGTGACCGGCGGCAAAGGTGGCGTCGGCAAAACTAACGTGTCAGTGAATTTGTCCCTGGCCCTGGCAGAGCTTGGCCGTCGCGTCATGCTGCTGGATGCTGACCTGGGCTTGGCGAACGTGGACGTTCTGCTGGGGCTGACACCCAAACATACCCTTGCCGATGTGATCGAGGGCCGCTGTGAGCTGCGCGATGTGCTGCTCCAGGGTCCCGGTGGCATCCGCATCGTGCCGGCTGCCTCGGGCACCCAGAGCATGGTGCACCTGAGCCCCGCGCAGCATGCCGGGCTGATCCAGGCGTTCAGCGATATCGGCGACAACCTCGATGTGCTGGTGATCGACACTGCCGCCGGGATCGGCGAGTCGGTGGTCAGCTTCGTGCGCGCAGCGCAAGAAGTGCTGCTGGTGGTGTGCGACGAGCCCACTTCGATCACCGATGCCTACGCGTTGATCAAACTGCTTAACCGCGACTACGGCATGAACCGCTTCCGCGTGCTGGCCAACATGGCCCAAAGCCCGCAGGAAGGGCGCAACCTGTTCGCCAAGTTGACCAAGGTCACGGACCGCTTCCTCGATGTGGCTTTACAATACGTTGGCGCAGTTCCTTACGACGAGTGTGTGCGCAAGGCCGTGCAAAAGCAGCGTGCGGTCTACGAAGCGTTCCCTCGTTCCAAGTGCGCACTGGCGTTCAAGGCCATTGCCCAGAAGGTCGATACCTGGCCGTTGCCCGCCAACCCCCGGGGGCATCTGGAATTTTTCGTCGAGCGTTTGGTGCATCAGACGAGCGCAGGACCGGTGCTATGA
- the fliA gene encoding RNA polymerase sigma factor FliA produces MTSSGYNLYKKSARDSQGELIERYAPLVKRIAYHLLARLPASVQVEDLIQAGMIGLLEVSTKYDASKGASFETYAGIRIRGAMLDEVRKGDWAPRSVHRNTRMVSDAIRAIEAKTGRDAKDHEVAAELQLSLDDYYGILNDTLGSRLFSFDDLLQDGEHEGLHEDGASAHLEPSRDLEDERFQSALADAIANLPERERLVLALYYDEELNLKEIGEVLGVSESRVSQLHSQCAARLRGRLGEWRAR; encoded by the coding sequence ATGACATCCAGCGGCTACAACCTTTACAAAAAGTCGGCACGTGACAGCCAGGGCGAATTGATCGAGCGTTACGCGCCCCTGGTCAAGCGCATTGCCTATCACCTGTTGGCGCGCCTGCCGGCCAGTGTGCAGGTCGAGGACTTGATCCAGGCCGGCATGATCGGCCTGCTCGAAGTGTCGACCAAATACGACGCGAGCAAGGGTGCGAGTTTCGAGACGTATGCGGGCATCCGTATCCGTGGCGCGATGCTCGATGAAGTGCGTAAAGGGGATTGGGCGCCGCGTTCGGTACACCGCAATACGCGCATGGTCAGTGATGCAATTCGTGCAATTGAAGCAAAAACCGGTCGTGACGCTAAAGATCATGAAGTTGCGGCCGAACTCCAATTGAGTCTCGACGATTATTACGGGATTTTGAACGATACCTTGGGCAGCCGCCTGTTCAGTTTCGACGACCTGCTGCAGGACGGCGAACACGAAGGGCTGCACGAGGACGGCGCGAGTGCACATCTCGAACCGTCTCGCGACCTGGAAGACGAACGTTTCCAGAGCGCGTTGGCGGACGCGATTGCCAATTTGCCGGAGCGTGAGCGCCTGGTACTGGCGCTGTACTACGACGAAGAGCTGAACCTCAAGGAAATCGGTGAGGTGCTGGGGGTCAGCGAATCGCGTGTCAGCCAGTTGCATAGCCAGTGCGCGGCCCGCTTGCGGGGGCGATTGGGAGAGTGGCGCGCGCGCTGA
- a CDS encoding chemotaxis response regulator CheY: MKILIVDDFSTMRRIIKNLLRDLGFTNTVEADDGITAIPILNSGSIDFLVTDWNMPGMTGIDLLRHVRADEKLRSLPVLMVTAEAKREQIIEAAQAGVNGYVVKPFTALALKEKIEKIFERIGH, encoded by the coding sequence ATGAAAATCCTCATCGTTGATGACTTCTCAACGATGCGGCGGATCATAAAAAACCTGTTGCGTGACCTTGGGTTCACCAACACGGTCGAGGCGGATGATGGCATCACGGCGATTCCGATCCTCAACAGCGGAAGCATCGATTTTCTGGTAACCGACTGGAACATGCCGGGCATGACCGGTATCGATCTGCTGCGCCATGTACGTGCCGATGAAAAACTGCGCAGCCTGCCTGTGCTGATGGTGACCGCTGAAGCCAAGCGTGAACAGATCATCGAAGCCGCCCAAGCCGGGGTCAACGGCTACGTGGTCAAGCCATTCACTGCACTGGCCTTGAAAGAGAAGATTGAAAAAATCTTCGAACGCATCGGTCATTGA
- a CDS encoding protein phosphatase CheZ, with translation MEHNESSQADFESTLKKHAHRLVDSLEKGQFADAVQLIHELNQTRDRGLYQEVGKLTRELHSAIVNFQIDPRMPQAEEISQITDATERLSYVVRLTEAAANRTMDLVENATPLVNGMTSEAQALSVDWGRFMRREVGAEEFRELARRVEGFLSRSEQENRTVASNLNDILLAQDYQDLTGQVIKRVTQLVTEVESNLLKLVLMAGQVDRFAGIEHDREAILSEKDPQKHLAKGEGPQIHADKREDVMSGQDDVDDLLSSLGF, from the coding sequence ATGGAGCATAACGAATCATCGCAGGCCGACTTCGAGTCGACCCTGAAAAAACATGCTCACCGCTTGGTCGACAGCCTGGAAAAAGGCCAGTTCGCCGATGCGGTGCAGTTGATCCATGAGCTTAACCAGACCCGTGATCGCGGCCTGTACCAGGAAGTGGGCAAGCTCACACGCGAGCTGCACAGTGCGATCGTCAATTTTCAGATTGACCCGCGCATGCCCCAGGCCGAAGAGATTTCGCAAATCACCGACGCTACCGAACGCCTGTCCTATGTGGTCAGGCTGACCGAGGCGGCGGCCAACCGCACCATGGACCTGGTGGAAAACGCCACGCCGCTGGTCAACGGCATGACCAGCGAAGCCCAGGCCTTGAGCGTTGACTGGGGCCGCTTCATGCGCCGCGAAGTGGGGGCTGAAGAGTTTCGGGAATTGGCCCGTCGGGTCGAGGGTTTCCTGTCGCGCAGCGAACAGGAAAACCGCACGGTGGCCAGCAACCTCAACGACATCCTGCTGGCCCAGGATTACCAGGACCTCACCGGCCAGGTGATCAAGCGCGTGACCCAGTTGGTCACCGAAGTGGAAAGCAACTTGCTCAAATTGGTGCTGATGGCCGGCCAGGTCGACCGTTTTGCCGGCATCGAGCATGACCGCGAAGCGATCCTCTCGGAAAAAGATCCACAAAAACATCTCGCCAAGGGTGAAGGTCCGCAGATTCATGCCGATAAACGTGAAGACGTTATGTCAGGTCAGGATGACGTAGATGACCTGTTATCCAGTTTAGGCTTCTAA
- a CDS encoding chemotaxis protein CheA has translation MSFGADEEILQDFLVEAGEILEQLSEQLVELESRPDDANLLNAIFRGFHTVKGGAGFLQLHELVECCHIAENVFDILRKGERQVDSELMDVILEALDAVNGMFSEVRERAPITAATPELLAALARLAEPAAAAPVAQAEPEPVVEAEADVTDSEFEQLLDSLNAVKAEAEAPAAPVATPTSEDITDAEFESLLDQLHGKGQFAADAVAPAAPEAPAASASTDITDDEFEALLDQLHGKGTFVAEALPEVAATAATATAAAAPAAPAASSAAPAGDGLISDHEFEALLDELHGKGKFTEVAPAAAAAVAAAPVAAKAAAPVAKPAPAAAPAPARAAAPAVAEKPASEAETTVRVDTARLDDIMNMVGELVLVRNRLVRLGLNSGDEAMQKAVSNLDVVTADLQTAVMKTRMQPIKKVFGRFPRLVRDLARQLKKEINLELVGEETDLDKNLVEALADPLVHLVRNAVDHGIETPEEREASGKSRNGKVILAAEQEGDHILLSITDDGKGMDPNILRGIAVKRGVMDKDAADRLTDTECYNLIFAPGFSTKTEISDVSGRGVGMDVVKTKISQLNGSINIYSTKGQGSKIVIKVPLTLAIMPTLMVMLGNQAFAFPLVNVNEIFHLDLSRTNVVDGQEVVIVRDKALPLFYLKRWLVASAAHEEQREGHVVILSVGTQRIGFVVDQLVGQEEVVIKPLGKMLQGTPGMSGATITGDGRIALILDVPSMLKRYAARRI, from the coding sequence ATGAGCTTCGGCGCCGATGAAGAAATCCTTCAGGATTTCCTTGTAGAGGCCGGCGAAATTTTAGAGCAACTGTCCGAGCAACTGGTCGAGCTGGAAAGCCGACCGGATGATGCGAACCTGCTCAATGCAATTTTTCGCGGTTTTCACACTGTAAAAGGGGGCGCCGGCTTCCTCCAGCTCCATGAGCTGGTGGAGTGCTGTCACATCGCCGAGAACGTGTTCGACATCCTGCGCAAGGGTGAGCGGCAGGTCGACTCGGAACTGATGGACGTGATTCTAGAAGCACTGGATGCGGTCAACGGCATGTTCAGTGAAGTGCGCGAACGTGCGCCGATCACGGCGGCCACTCCGGAACTGTTGGCGGCCCTGGCGCGCCTGGCGGAACCGGCCGCGGCTGCGCCGGTAGCACAAGCTGAGCCGGAACCAGTGGTGGAGGCCGAGGCGGATGTGACCGACAGCGAGTTCGAACAGCTGCTCGATTCGCTCAATGCGGTCAAGGCCGAAGCCGAAGCCCCGGCGGCGCCTGTCGCCACGCCGACCAGCGAAGACATTACCGACGCAGAGTTTGAATCCCTGCTTGACCAGTTGCATGGCAAGGGTCAGTTCGCGGCCGATGCCGTGGCACCCGCTGCGCCAGAAGCACCGGCTGCCAGCGCCAGCACCGACATTACCGATGATGAATTCGAGGCACTGCTCGACCAGCTGCATGGTAAAGGCACGTTTGTAGCCGAAGCCCTGCCGGAAGTCGCCGCCACTGCTGCCACTGCCACTGCCGCCGCAGCTCCAGCGGCTCCAGCGGCCAGCAGCGCCGCACCGGCCGGCGACGGACTGATCTCCGATCACGAGTTCGAAGCCTTGCTGGACGAGTTGCATGGCAAAGGCAAGTTCACCGAGGTAGCCCCGGCTGCCGCGGCTGCGGTCGCCGCCGCACCGGTTGCCGCCAAAGCTGCCGCGCCGGTCGCCAAGCCAGCCCCAGCCGCTGCCCCGGCACCTGCGCGTGCAGCGGCGCCGGCGGTGGCGGAAAAGCCCGCCAGTGAAGCCGAAACCACCGTGCGCGTCGACACCGCGCGCCTGGACGACATCATGAACATGGTCGGCGAGCTGGTGCTGGTGCGTAACCGCCTGGTGCGCCTGGGCCTGAACAGCGGCGACGAAGCCATGCAGAAGGCCGTGTCGAACCTCGATGTGGTCACCGCTGACTTGCAGACCGCCGTGATGAAAACACGGATGCAGCCGATCAAGAAAGTCTTCGGCCGTTTCCCGCGCCTGGTCCGCGACCTGGCACGCCAGCTCAAGAAAGAAATCAACCTGGAACTGGTGGGCGAAGAAACCGACCTCGACAAGAACCTGGTCGAGGCCTTGGCCGACCCGCTGGTCCACTTGGTGCGCAACGCCGTCGACCATGGCATCGAAACCCCGGAAGAACGCGAAGCCTCGGGCAAGTCCCGCAACGGCAAAGTGATCCTGGCGGCGGAGCAGGAAGGCGACCATATCTTGCTGTCGATCACCGATGACGGCAAAGGCATGGACCCGAACATTCTGCGGGGCATCGCCGTCAAGCGCGGCGTGATGGACAAGGACGCCGCCGACCGCCTGACCGACACCGAGTGCTACAACCTGATCTTCGCCCCGGGCTTCTCGACCAAGACCGAGATCTCCGACGTGTCCGGCCGTGGCGTGGGCATGGACGTGGTGAAGACCAAGATCAGCCAGCTCAACGGCTCGATCAATATCTACTCGACCAAGGGCCAAGGCTCCAAGATCGTCATCAAGGTGCCGTTGACCCTGGCGATCATGCCGACCCTGATGGTGATGCTGGGCAACCAGGCGTTCGCCTTCCCGCTGGTCAACGTCAACGAGATCTTCCACCTCGACCTGTCGCGCACCAACGTGGTGGACGGCCAGGAAGTGGTGATCGTGCGCGACAAGGCGTTGCCGCTGTTCTACCTCAAGCGCTGGCTGGTGGCTTCGGCTGCCCATGAAGAACAGCGCGAAGGCCATGTGGTGATTCTGTCCGTGGGCACCCAGCGCATCGGCTTTGTGGTCGACCAACTGGTGGGCCAGGAAGAAGTGGTGATCAAGCCTTTGGGCAAGATGCTGCAGGGAACCCCGGGCATGTCGGGCGCCACCATCACCGGTGACGGTCGCATTGCGCTGATTCTCGATGTTCCGAGCATGCTCAAGCGTTACGCCGCACGGCGTATTTGA
- a CDS encoding protein-glutamate methylesterase/protein-glutamine glutaminase: MAVKVLVVDDSGFFRRRVSEILSADPTIQVVGTATNGKEAIDQAIALKPDVITMDYEMPMMDGITAVRHIMQRCPTPVLMFSSLTHEGARVTLDALDAGAVDFLPKNFEDISRNPEKVKQMLCEKVHSISRSNRRSLFSAPAPAAAPAPAAPAPSSSFARPAPAPVARPAVAPVRTAAAPSAHSPAPKRKAYKLVAIGTSTGGPVALQRVLTQLPANFPAPIVLVQHMPAAFTKAFAERLDKLCRITVKEAEDGDILRPGLALLAPGGKQMMVDGRGAIKILPGDERLNYKPCVDITFGSAAKSYGDKVLAVVLTGMGADGREGARLLKQGGSTIWAQDEASCVIYGMPMAIVKADLADAVYSLDDIGKHLVEACL; the protein is encoded by the coding sequence ATGGCAGTCAAGGTCCTGGTGGTGGACGATTCGGGTTTCTTCCGCCGCCGCGTCTCGGAAATTCTTTCCGCTGATCCAACGATCCAGGTGGTCGGTACGGCCACCAACGGCAAAGAGGCGATCGATCAAGCCATCGCCTTGAAGCCGGACGTGATCACCATGGACTACGAGATGCCGATGATGGATGGCATCACTGCCGTACGTCATATCATGCAGCGCTGCCCCACCCCGGTATTGATGTTTTCCTCGCTGACTCACGAAGGCGCGCGAGTAACCCTCGACGCACTGGATGCCGGCGCGGTGGACTTCCTGCCGAAGAATTTCGAAGACATCTCGCGCAACCCCGAGAAGGTCAAGCAGATGCTCTGCGAGAAGGTGCACAGCATTTCCCGCAGTAACCGTCGCAGCCTGTTCAGCGCACCTGCGCCGGCAGCGGCACCTGCGCCCGCAGCGCCTGCGCCGAGTTCGTCGTTTGCACGCCCGGCGCCTGCGCCCGTGGCTCGGCCTGCGGTGGCGCCGGTACGTACCGCAGCGGCACCGAGCGCTCATTCGCCAGCGCCCAAGCGCAAGGCTTACAAGCTGGTTGCCATCGGCACCTCCACCGGCGGCCCGGTGGCCTTGCAGCGGGTGTTGACGCAATTGCCGGCCAACTTCCCGGCGCCGATCGTACTGGTTCAGCACATGCCCGCCGCGTTCACCAAGGCATTCGCCGAACGTTTGGACAAGCTGTGCCGCATCACCGTCAAGGAAGCCGAGGATGGCGACATCCTGCGCCCTGGCCTGGCGCTGCTGGCCCCGGGTGGCAAGCAGATGATGGTGGATGGCCGTGGCGCGATCAAAATCCTGCCGGGCGACGAGCGCCTGAACTACAAACCGTGCGTGGATATCACCTTTGGTTCGGCGGCCAAGTCCTACGGTGACAAAGTTCTGGCGGTGGTGCTTACCGGCATGGGCGCCGACGGCCGTGAAGGCGCACGCCTGCTCAAGCAGGGTGGCAGCACCATCTGGGCCCAGGACGAGGCCAGTTGCGTGATCTATGGCATGCCCATGGCCATCGTCAAGGCTGACCTGGCCGACGCGGTCTATAGCCTGGACGACATCGGCAAGCATCTGGTGGAGGCCTGCCTCTGA
- a CDS encoding flagellar motor protein, translated as MDVLSLIGITMAFVAIIGGNYLEGGHLGALANGPAALIVIGGTVGAALLQSPLSSFKRAMQILVWIIFPPRVDLPGGIDRVVNWSLTARKEGLLGLEGVADAEPDNYARKGLQLLVDGAEPEAIRSILEVDFYTQESRDINAAKVFESMGGYAPTIGIIGAVMGLIHVMGNLADPSQLGSGIAVAFVATIYGVASANLVLLPVASKLKSIATRQSRYREMLLEGILSIAEGENPRSIELKLQGFMD; from the coding sequence ATGGATGTCTTGAGCCTGATCGGCATCACCATGGCGTTTGTCGCCATCATTGGCGGCAACTACCTGGAAGGCGGCCACCTTGGCGCCTTGGCCAATGGCCCGGCGGCGCTGATCGTGATCGGCGGCACCGTGGGCGCGGCACTCTTGCAGTCGCCGCTGAGCTCGTTCAAGCGTGCCATGCAGATTCTGGTGTGGATCATTTTCCCGCCACGGGTCGACCTGCCAGGCGGCATCGACCGCGTGGTCAATTGGAGCCTCACCGCACGCAAGGAAGGCCTGTTGGGCCTGGAAGGCGTGGCCGATGCCGAGCCCGACAACTACGCACGCAAAGGCCTGCAATTGCTGGTGGACGGCGCTGAGCCGGAAGCGATCCGCAGTATTCTCGAGGTGGATTTCTACACTCAGGAAAGCCGTGATATCAACGCCGCCAAAGTCTTTGAAAGCATGGGCGGCTACGCGCCGACCATCGGTATCATCGGTGCGGTAATGGGGCTGATCCACGTGATGGGCAACCTGGCCGACCCCTCGCAGCTGGGCAGCGGCATCGCCGTGGCGTTTGTCGCCACCATCTACGGCGTGGCCAGTGCCAACCTGGTGCTGCTGCCGGTGGCCAGCAAGCTCAAGTCGATTGCCACGCGCCAGTCGCGTTATCGCGAGATGCTGCTTGAAGGCATCCTGTCGATTGCCGAGGGCGAGAACCCGCGCTCCATCGAATTGAAGCTCCAGGGCTTCATGGATTGA
- the motD gene encoding flagellar motor protein MotD yields the protein MSRRRREPEEHVNHERWLVSYADFITLLFAFFVVMYSISSVNEGKYKIISQALVGVFNDTERALKPIPIGDERPKTVTPAKPLVNDSDETAAGVGGTSDPLKSIADDISAAFGDLISSNQMTVRGNELWVEIELNSSLLFASADAMPSDQAFTIIDKVASILKPFENPIHVEGFTDNFPISTAQYPTNWELSSARAASIVRMLAMQGVNPQRLASVGYGEFQPVANNATVEGRARNRRVVLVVSRNLDVRRSLTGTGTANATPDAALKRAGTQTAPPVVKSPVRSSNVNSPSPAQ from the coding sequence GTGAGCCGTCGCCGCCGCGAGCCCGAGGAACACGTCAACCATGAACGCTGGCTGGTGTCCTACGCGGACTTCATCACCTTGCTGTTCGCGTTTTTCGTGGTGATGTACTCCATCTCGTCGGTCAACGAAGGCAAATACAAAATCATTTCCCAGGCGCTGGTGGGCGTGTTCAACGATACCGAACGTGCCCTCAAGCCGATTCCCATTGGCGACGAGCGGCCCAAGACCGTGACCCCGGCCAAGCCGCTGGTCAACGACAGCGATGAAACCGCTGCCGGCGTGGGTGGCACCAGCGACCCGCTGAAAAGCATCGCCGATGATATCAGCGCCGCGTTTGGCGACTTGATCAGCTCCAACCAGATGACCGTGCGCGGCAACGAGCTGTGGGTGGAGATCGAGCTGAACTCCAGCCTGTTGTTCGCCAGCGCCGATGCCATGCCCAGCGACCAGGCGTTCACCATCATCGACAAGGTGGCGTCGATTCTCAAACCATTTGAAAACCCGATTCACGTTGAAGGCTTCACCGACAATTTTCCCATCAGCACCGCGCAGTACCCGACCAACTGGGAACTGTCATCGGCCCGCGCCGCCAGTATCGTGCGCATGTTGGCGATGCAGGGTGTGAACCCCCAGCGCCTGGCATCGGTGGGCTATGGTGAATTCCAGCCGGTGGCCAATAACGCCACGGTGGAAGGCCGTGCACGCAATCGCCGGGTAGTGCTGGTGGTGTCGCGCAACCTGGATGTACGCCGCAGCCTGACCGGCACCGGCACCGCCAATGCAACCCCGGATGCGGCGTTGAAGCGTGCTGGCACACAAACTGCACCGCCCGTAGTCAAGTCGCCGGTCAGATCGAGTAACGTCAATTCTCCGTCACCGGCTCAATAA